Proteins encoded in a region of the Helicobacter sp. 11S03491-1 genome:
- a CDS encoding rod shape-determining protein, with translation MILDKIIGLFSHDIAIDLGTANTIVLLKGQGIIINEPSIVAVKTNKYDRDGTILAVGHEAKEMIGKTPGGIQAIRPMKDGVIADFDVTEKMIRYFIEKAHKRKSLIRPRIMVCVPYGLTGVERKAVKESAMSAGAREVFLIEEPMAAAIGAGLPIREPQGSLIVDIGGGTTEIGVISLGGLVISKSIRVAGDKLDNAIVDYIRKKYNLLIGERTGEEIKIQIGSASPLETPLSMQVKGRDQVSGLLNTVELTSEDIRDAIKDQLREISNALKSVLESVPPDLAGDIVENGIVLTGGGALIRGLDKYLSDIVKLPVYVGNEPLLAVAKGTGKAIEELDLLHHIGAHD, from the coding sequence ATGATACTAGACAAAATAATAGGGCTATTCTCCCATGATATAGCCATTGATTTAGGCACTGCAAATACAATCGTATTGTTAAAAGGACAAGGGATCATCATCAATGAACCCTCTATTGTGGCAGTCAAGACAAACAAATATGATAGAGATGGTACAATCCTTGCAGTAGGGCATGAAGCAAAAGAAATGATAGGCAAGACCCCAGGGGGAATTCAAGCTATCAGACCTATGAAAGATGGAGTCATTGCAGATTTTGATGTAACTGAGAAAATGATTCGTTATTTCATCGAAAAAGCTCACAAAAGAAAATCCCTTATCAGACCTCGAATCATGGTATGTGTGCCTTATGGATTAACAGGTGTAGAGAGAAAAGCAGTTAAAGAATCTGCCATGAGTGCAGGGGCTAGAGAGGTTTTTTTGATAGAAGAACCTATGGCTGCAGCCATAGGCGCAGGTCTTCCTATCAGAGAACCACAAGGGAGTCTCATTGTTGATATTGGAGGAGGTACGACAGAAATTGGTGTCATCTCTCTTGGTGGACTGGTTATTAGCAAATCTATACGAGTTGCAGGAGACAAACTGGATAATGCTATTGTTGATTATATCCGCAAAAAATACAACCTTTTGATAGGGGAACGCACCGGAGAAGAAATAAAAATACAAATTGGATCAGCATCACCGCTTGAAACTCCTTTGTCTATGCAAGTCAAAGGAAGAGATCAAGTAAGTGGTCTTCTCAATACCGTCGAACTCACAAGTGAAGATATTCGCGATGCCATCAAAGACCAACTTAGAGAAATTAGCAATGCTCTCAAAAGTGTCCTGGAATCTGTCCCTCCGGATTTAGCAGGGGATATTGTAGAAAATGGCATTGTCTTGACAGGTGGGGGAGCCTTGATTCGAGGATTGGATAAATATCTTTCAGATATTGTCAAGCTTCCTGTATATGTAGGGAATGAACCCCTTCTTGCAGTTGCCAAAGGCACCGGAAAGGCAATTGAAGAACTTGATTTATTACACCATATAGGTGCTCATGATTGA
- the mreC gene encoding rod shape-determining protein MreC — translation MRYKPLSFIVILVALIFIIFDSSHFLRLETLSFTDKIKFWVFNTQEDIKLSYAKYLNQAQNIEEYQEKLKKYSKLELEVKNLQAQVNQLSHFGTQKISFQSPNFIPTKAFSYVDVGDYNRIWLDLNISAYPKNKIFGIVQNGNALGIAAIKNNRLMGLLNGDEGSSYAVYIGKQKIPAIIRYDSADPQKILADFIPAWLKVNIGDEVVTSGLDGVFIPNIGVGKITGVIQNYGYNTAEVSPYAQDVSLGYMWLVDTQTYQTNFDFPDKDTK, via the coding sequence ATGAGATATAAGCCACTTTCTTTCATCGTTATTTTGGTGGCTTTGATATTTATTATTTTTGATTCAAGCCATTTTTTACGCTTGGAGACCCTGTCATTCACAGACAAAATAAAGTTTTGGGTTTTTAATACTCAAGAAGATATCAAACTCTCTTATGCCAAATATCTCAATCAAGCCCAAAATATTGAAGAGTATCAAGAAAAACTCAAAAAATATTCAAAACTTGAATTAGAAGTAAAAAATCTACAAGCACAGGTAAATCAATTATCTCATTTTGGCACTCAAAAAATATCCTTTCAAAGTCCAAATTTTATACCTACAAAAGCTTTTTCATATGTTGATGTTGGAGATTATAATCGCATTTGGCTCGATCTTAATATTTCTGCTTATCCAAAAAACAAAATATTTGGGATTGTTCAAAATGGCAATGCACTTGGAATAGCTGCTATAAAAAATAATCGCTTAATGGGCTTGTTAAATGGCGATGAAGGCTCTAGTTATGCGGTATATATTGGCAAACAAAAAATCCCTGCCATCATTCGATACGATAGTGCAGACCCTCAAAAAATCCTTGCAGATTTTATCCCCGCATGGCTAAAGGTCAATATTGGTGATGAGGTTGTTACCAGTGGGCTTGATGGTGTTTTTATACCCAATATTGGTGTTGGCAAAATTACAGGAGTTATCCAAAACTATGGCTATAATACTGCAGAAGTTTCGCCTTATGCCCAAGATGTGAGTTTGGGATATATGTGGCTAGTAGATACACAAACATATCAGACTAATTTTGACTTCCCTGATAAAGATACCAAATAA
- a CDS encoding methyltransferase domain-containing protein, with protein MPKIGIFGFGQIGKNFYKLSKDVGMSNCCIYDDFSTHSLICHDKNSLKTCDIIIICVAKKSLQKLFIEKLLLLNIPKTKIRIYQQCFYAFYWLENSIKKYFQTQNSFIHNLLEDSFYLHHLQKLLKEAYKHAHKPDKDSKFYDNLYLSSEIYTKDYQENIYYPGWKFAYEILENYGIHQVDVLDIGCGNGIFANMLYKKNIPKYIGIDFSPQAIKMAQNKTPHWKEYFIQEDIFSSVNIKKPHTHICLFEVLEHINKDLEILRQIPSHTHIIASVPNFYSQGHIRIFENITQIKHRYNHLIKFLDIFELHFKQGTKIFYFHALKR; from the coding sequence ATGCCTAAAATTGGTATATTTGGGTTTGGTCAAATAGGCAAAAATTTTTATAAATTGAGCAAAGATGTAGGCATGAGTAATTGTTGCATTTATGATGATTTTTCTACCCATTCTTTAATATGTCATGATAAAAACTCATTAAAAACATGTGATATTATTATCATTTGTGTAGCTAAAAAATCCTTACAAAAATTATTTATTGAAAAATTACTTCTTTTAAATATCCCAAAAACAAAAATACGTATTTATCAACAATGTTTTTATGCTTTTTATTGGTTGGAGAATTCCATTAAAAAATATTTTCAAACTCAAAATAGCTTTATACACAATCTCTTAGAGGATAGCTTTTATTTACATCATTTACAAAAATTGCTTAAAGAAGCATACAAACATGCGCATAAGCCCGATAAAGATTCTAAATTTTATGATAACTTGTATCTCTCAAGTGAGATTTATACTAAAGATTATCAAGAAAATATTTATTATCCGGGCTGGAAGTTCGCTTATGAGATTTTAGAAAACTATGGTATTCATCAGGTAGATGTGCTTGATATAGGCTGTGGGAATGGCATATTTGCAAATATGCTCTACAAAAAAAATATCCCAAAATATATAGGCATTGACTTTAGCCCCCAAGCCATCAAAATGGCTCAAAACAAAACCCCCCATTGGAAAGAATATTTTATACAAGAAGATATTTTTTCAAGTGTTAATATTAAAAAACCTCACACTCATATTTGTCTATTTGAAGTCTTAGAACATATCAACAAAGACTTAGAGATTTTACGGCAAATCCCATCTCATACTCATATCATTGCTTCTGTACCAAATTTTTATTCACAAGGACATATTAGGATCTTTGAAAATATTACTCAAATCAAACATCGCTATAATCACTTAATAAAATTCCTTGATATTTTTGAATTACATTTTAAACAAGGGACAAAAATATTTTATTTTCACGCTCTCAAAAGGTAA
- a CDS encoding glycosyltransferase has product MPKILVLCAANPATNPRPQRVIELLKLKYQVYAMGIQASPIENVKVFSYPAFKKRNFVEESALYKNVFFKKWQELIYTPNRLEIVKILNTYCFDIIICHDLVLLPIVLAYKKNAKVLFDAREFYPAQNSTNLRWKLLFAPFNDYLCRQYLPLCDAIITVSKGLQERYKKDYGVNCELFYSLPKYHSLSPSLIDPKHIKIIYHGAANPNRKIENMIKIIDDLQDRFCLDLMLINTDDDYLKYLKKILKKRQLRGKKIAIIPPVNFEDIIPFSATYDLGLYALSPTTFNLKHALPNKFFEYIQARLGLLITPNIEMIPFIKTFKNGIITKDFKPKNIAATINNLQTSDIKYYKQNSHKAAKTLHMQNNQKKLDSILKQLLH; this is encoded by the coding sequence ATGCCCAAAATTCTTGTTCTTTGCGCTGCTAATCCCGCCACTAACCCAAGACCTCAGCGCGTCATTGAACTTTTAAAACTCAAATATCAAGTCTATGCAATGGGCATTCAAGCCTCCCCTATAGAAAATGTAAAAGTTTTTAGCTACCCTGCTTTTAAAAAACGAAATTTTGTTGAAGAATCTGCACTCTACAAAAATGTATTCTTTAAAAAATGGCAAGAGCTTATTTATACTCCCAATCGTTTAGAAATTGTTAAAATATTAAATACTTATTGTTTTGACATCATTATTTGCCATGATCTTGTTTTGCTTCCTATTGTACTGGCTTATAAAAAAAATGCCAAAGTATTATTTGATGCCAGAGAATTTTATCCGGCCCAAAATAGCACCAACCTTAGATGGAAATTACTTTTTGCTCCATTCAATGATTATCTTTGTAGGCAATATCTTCCCCTATGTGATGCTATTATCACCGTATCAAAAGGACTCCAAGAAAGATATAAAAAAGATTACGGGGTTAATTGTGAGCTATTTTATTCCCTCCCAAAATATCATTCTCTCTCTCCAAGCCTCATTGACCCCAAACATATCAAAATCATCTATCATGGGGCGGCTAATCCTAATAGAAAAATTGAAAATATGATTAAAATTATTGATGATCTTCAAGATCGATTTTGTCTTGATTTGATGCTTATCAATACAGATGATGACTATCTAAAATATTTAAAAAAAATACTCAAAAAAAGACAATTGCGTGGAAAAAAAATTGCCATTATTCCCCCTGTAAATTTTGAAGATATCATTCCTTTTAGCGCAACTTATGATTTAGGTCTTTATGCTCTCTCCCCAACAACTTTCAACCTAAAACATGCCCTTCCAAATAAATTCTTCGAATATATTCAAGCGCGCTTAGGTCTTCTCATCACCCCCAATATTGAAATGATACCATTTATAAAAACCTTTAAAAATGGTATCATCACCAAAGATTTCAAACCCAAAAATATTGCAGCAACTATCAACAACCTACAAACAAGCGACATCAAATACTATAAACAAAACTCGCATAAAGCTGCTAAAACACTCCATATGCAAAACAATCAAAAGAAACTGGATTCTATCCTCAAACAATTATTACACTAA
- a CDS encoding 3'-5' exonuclease — protein MNYNRLYDKLKFSPIPKVEFLNYIANIIGLCEDFNVELEILKASGFPLLEEDKVISLSTKKIQWQEQIFCFVDIETTGSKPKDSSMIEIGALKYKYGQIIDRFESFVYAKEVPEKIVELTGITAKTIENSPHAKEVLKKFRSFLGDSIFVAHNVNFDYEFMSYHMNEIGLNYILNPKLCTIDLARRTILSPRYSLAFLNAFLGINTPISHRAYADALTALRVFEISLECLPSWVNTTQDLLDFSRGKKK, from the coding sequence ATGAATTATAATCGATTGTATGACAAGCTTAAATTTTCTCCAATACCAAAAGTGGAATTTTTGAATTATATTGCAAACATTATAGGTTTATGCGAGGATTTTAATGTAGAGCTAGAGATACTCAAAGCCTCAGGATTTCCCCTATTAGAAGAAGATAAGGTGATTTCTTTGAGCACCAAGAAGATCCAATGGCAAGAACAAATTTTTTGTTTTGTTGATATTGAAACAACAGGTTCTAAACCCAAAGATTCTTCAATGATTGAAATTGGAGCTTTAAAATATAAATACGGACAAATTATTGATCGTTTTGAAAGCTTTGTGTATGCCAAAGAAGTGCCTGAGAAAATTGTAGAACTTACCGGGATTACGGCTAAAACTATTGAAAATTCTCCTCATGCAAAAGAAGTTCTAAAAAAATTTAGAAGTTTTTTGGGGGATAGTATATTCGTAGCACATAATGTGAATTTTGATTATGAATTTATGAGCTATCATATGAATGAAATTGGGTTAAATTATATTCTAAATCCTAAATTATGCACGATTGATTTGGCACGTAGAACTATTCTCTCCCCTAGATATTCTTTGGCATTTCTCAATGCCTTTTTAGGAATCAATACGCCCATTTCTCATCGTGCCTATGCAGATGCCCTCACAGCCTTAAGGGTTTTTGAAATATCTTTAGAATGTCTGCCCTCATGGGTAAATACCACACAAGATTTGCTTGATTTTTCTAGAGGTAAAAAAAAATAG
- the rpe gene encoding ribulose-phosphate 3-epimerase codes for MLVAPSILSADFLNLGSEVQAVCRAGCDYVHIDVMDGHFVPNLTIGPLVVQKVAQIASKPLDIHLMVENVSSFVDMFIPLNPEFISIHFEEEKHLHRMIAHIRNSNIRPSVVLNPHTSEEGLKYILEDIDMVLIMSVNPGFGGQQFIPNIYKKIQNIKNMIIQKNPNCLIEVDGGVNDKNIALLKQSGVDMVVAGSYIFGSDNYEKAIFSLR; via the coding sequence ATGCTGGTTGCTCCAAGTATTTTGTCAGCAGATTTTTTAAATTTAGGCTCTGAAGTGCAAGCTGTTTGCAGGGCAGGATGTGATTATGTCCATATTGATGTTATGGATGGTCATTTTGTGCCCAATTTGACTATTGGACCTTTGGTAGTCCAAAAGGTAGCTCAGATTGCTTCTAAGCCCTTGGATATACATCTTATGGTAGAAAATGTTTCATCTTTTGTAGATATGTTTATCCCGCTAAATCCTGAATTTATTAGCATTCATTTTGAAGAAGAAAAGCACCTCCATCGTATGATTGCTCATATTAGAAATTCTAACATACGTCCTAGTGTGGTTTTGAACCCTCATACAAGCGAAGAGGGACTTAAATATATTCTTGAAGATATTGATATGGTCTTGATAATGAGTGTGAATCCCGGATTTGGAGGGCAGCAATTTATCCCAAATATTTATAAAAAAATTCAAAATATCAAAAATATGATTATTCAGAAAAATCCAAATTGCTTGATCGAAGTTGATGGGGGAGTTAATGATAAAAACATTGCTTTATTAAAACAATCAGGGGTAGATATGGTAGTAGCAGGGAGTTATATATTTGGTAGTGATAATTATGAAAAGGCAATTTTCTCTTTGCGATGA
- a CDS encoding class 1 fructose-bisphosphatase: MRDFIPIFQECALEIQKILKTNSTDYLAGVNPSGDTQLDIDVKADKIIETKLLGLECVRGICSEEKIEAIYKKNGSYLIAYDPLDGSSIIDSNLSVGSIFGIYEGDFEAAKIIGAAYVVYGPRLELVFADKILSYFIYNGDFWEEKKSLKLNQKGKINAPGGTQKDWSNAHKNLVYSLFEKGYRLRYSGGMVPDLHQILIKGGGLFSYPATLNAPQGKLRKLFEVFPFAFIYEKAGGEAIDGKTRLLDLEIKSLHESTPCFFGSSEEINEVRKTYE, from the coding sequence ATGAGAGATTTTATCCCTATATTTCAAGAATGCGCCCTAGAAATTCAAAAAATATTGAAAACAAATTCTACAGATTATTTAGCCGGCGTGAATCCAAGCGGGGATACACAACTAGACATAGATGTCAAAGCAGATAAAATCATTGAAACCAAACTTCTAGGTCTTGAATGTGTGCGAGGTATTTGCAGTGAAGAAAAAATTGAGGCTATCTATAAAAAAAATGGTTCTTATTTAATAGCTTATGATCCCCTGGACGGATCTTCAATTATTGATTCAAATCTTAGCGTAGGGAGCATATTTGGAATCTATGAGGGGGATTTTGAAGCAGCCAAAATCATAGGGGCTGCTTATGTTGTTTATGGACCTAGGCTTGAGCTTGTATTTGCAGATAAAATTCTCTCTTATTTTATCTATAATGGTGATTTTTGGGAAGAAAAAAAGTCTCTCAAACTCAATCAAAAAGGGAAGATTAATGCTCCTGGGGGCACACAAAAAGACTGGAGCAACGCTCATAAAAATCTGGTTTATTCACTTTTTGAAAAAGGTTATAGATTACGGTACTCAGGAGGTATGGTGCCTGATTTACACCAAATACTTATCAAAGGAGGCGGGCTATTTAGTTATCCGGCAACATTAAATGCACCTCAAGGCAAACTTAGGAAACTCTTTGAAGTTTTTCCTTTTGCTTTTATTTATGAAAAAGCAGGAGGAGAAGCTATTGATGGGAAAACTCGATTGCTTGATCTCGAAATAAAAAGTTTGCATGAAAGCACACCATGCTTTTTTGGCTCTTCTGAGGAAATCAATGAAGTGAGAAAAACTTATGAGTGA
- a CDS encoding DUF354 domain-containing protein, whose amino-acid sequence MIWLDIIDPKYVLFFHSLIPKLKQLDKILITTRKSEGYNECAKLLEIFDIENIPVGGYGGETLLGKFHSRLQRQEGFLKIFEKTQLPKLFITGASVDGTQTAYGLGIPIIQFSDTPLRDDYFALEKITLLSRLTLPLSSLIFRPFIVPEVCYTSLGIASKNIISYDFIDVALWLNDLKPAKDFREKYAIPTTRPTILVREEEYKAHYVDKKLSVIYESIYLLNTCIDANIVIMPRYESDILKKEFGNLKNVFIIEEKLFPNQFYPFIDILIGGGGTMNLEACYLGIPTISTRSLFLFHDRYLLDNSLMEHFKDPLSLCKAVKNIIALKWNGKNISRSDYKKFFELQKADFNQIFKEITKRFYT is encoded by the coding sequence TTGATTTGGTTAGACATCATCGATCCTAAATATGTACTTTTTTTTCACTCTCTAATCCCAAAGTTAAAACAACTTGATAAAATTCTTATCACCACCAGAAAAAGTGAAGGTTATAATGAATGTGCCAAACTTTTAGAAATTTTTGATATAGAAAATATCCCTGTTGGAGGGTATGGCGGGGAAACCCTATTGGGTAAATTTCACTCAAGACTCCAAAGGCAAGAAGGATTTCTAAAGATTTTTGAAAAAACACAACTACCAAAATTATTTATCACCGGGGCAAGTGTTGATGGCACTCAAACTGCCTATGGACTGGGAATTCCTATTATCCAATTTTCTGATACTCCTTTGAGAGACGATTATTTTGCACTCGAAAAAATCACTTTGCTTTCAAGACTGACTCTTCCGCTAAGCTCACTTATTTTTCGTCCATTTATTGTTCCGGAGGTTTGCTATACTTCATTGGGCATAGCATCAAAAAATATTATTTCTTATGATTTTATTGATGTTGCCTTGTGGCTCAATGATTTAAAACCTGCTAAAGATTTTAGAGAAAAATATGCCATCCCTACCACACGCCCTACAATTTTAGTCCGCGAAGAAGAATATAAAGCCCATTATGTTGATAAAAAACTTTCTGTTATTTATGAAAGTATTTATTTACTAAATACTTGCATCGATGCAAATATTGTCATCATGCCCAGGTATGAAAGTGATATTTTAAAAAAAGAATTTGGAAATTTGAAAAATGTTTTTATCATTGAAGAAAAATTATTTCCAAATCAATTCTATCCCTTTATTGATATATTGATCGGAGGGGGAGGGACGATGAATCTAGAAGCTTGCTATTTAGGTATTCCGACAATTTCTACACGATCCTTATTTTTATTCCATGATAGATATTTATTAGATAATTCTTTGATGGAACACTTTAAAGATCCCTTAAGTTTATGTAAAGCTGTTAAAAATATTATTGCTCTAAAATGGAATGGTAAAAATATTTCCAGAAGTGATTATAAAAAATTTTTTGAGTTACAAAAAGCTGATTTTAATCAAATTTTTAAAGAAATTACAAAAAGATTTTATACCTAA
- a CDS encoding site-specific DNA-methyltransferase, with product MHNKIDLIYIDPPFATNTVFKADNNKANTISMPNKGSIAYEDTIIGDEFLEFMRERLILAKELLSNKGSIYLHIDYKIGHYIKILMDEIFGSHNFRNDIARIKCNPKNFKRKAYGNIKDMILFYSKTKDNIWNQPYLEYTNEDIRRLYKKQDKNHRHYTTVPLHAPGETKNGLTSQPFKGILPPSGRHWRCSPEELEELDKKGLIEWSGTNNPRKIIYADERIGKKMQDIWDFKDSQYPQYPTEKNLDMLRKIIKTSSNKDSIILDFFCGSGTTLVAAEELSRQWIGIDKSPKAIEITQKRLQFLLNIYSREIQFIDITKSID from the coding sequence ATGCATAATAAAATAGATTTAATTTATATAGATCCGCCTTTTGCAACCAATACAGTATTTAAAGCAGATAACAATAAAGCGAACACAATCAGTATGCCCAATAAAGGCAGTATTGCATATGAAGATACCATTATAGGCGATGAATTTTTAGAATTTATGAGGGAAAGACTAATTTTAGCTAAAGAATTATTATCAAATAAAGGCTCTATATATTTACACATTGATTACAAGATTGGACATTATATAAAAATATTAATGGATGAAATATTTGGTAGTCATAATTTTAGAAATGATATTGCCAGAATCAAATGCAATCCTAAAAATTTTAAGAGAAAGGCATATGGCAACATTAAGGATATGATTCTGTTTTATTCTAAAACAAAAGATAATATTTGGAATCAACCTTATCTTGAATATACTAATGAAGATATTCGTAGGCTTTATAAAAAACAAGATAAAAATCATAGACATTATACTACAGTTCCTTTGCACGCACCGGGAGAAACTAAAAATGGTTTGACATCACAACCTTTTAAGGGAATATTACCCCCATCAGGAAGACATTGGCGTTGTTCTCCGGAAGAGTTAGAAGAATTAGATAAAAAAGGTTTAATTGAATGGTCAGGAACAAACAATCCAAGAAAAATTATTTATGCAGATGAACGGATAGGTAAAAAAATGCAAGATATCTGGGATTTTAAAGATTCTCAATATCCCCAATATCCGACTGAAAAAAACTTGGATATGTTACGAAAAATTATTAAAACATCTTCAAATAAAGATAGTATTATTTTAGATTTTTTTTGTGGTTCAGGAACAACACTTGTTGCAGCTGAAGAATTATCTCGTCAATGGATTGGCATCGATAAATCACCCAAAGCAATAGAAATAACTCAAAAAAGACTACAATTTTTATTAAATATTTATTCCCGTGAAATTCAATTTATTGATATTACCAAGTCAATTGATTAA
- a CDS encoding type II restriction endonuclease has translation MGLSKILEKCCEPKETNRQIGPLFKRWINKGLLGVPVLKLNDFIHTKQNAILDATDNEMQIWALKHVNYSRDKGLDFVGRFNNKYVIGEAKFLTDFGGHQNAQFNDALDTITTKNIDAITVAILDGVLYIPGKNKLYKSITEKYCEYNILSVLVLNEFLFSL, from the coding sequence ATGGGATTATCTAAAATATTAGAGAAGTGTTGTGAGCCAAAAGAGACCAACAGACAAATTGGACCATTATTTAAAAGATGGATAAACAAAGGTCTTTTAGGTGTTCCTGTATTAAAATTGAATGATTTTATACATACAAAACAAAATGCTATTTTGGATGCAACTGATAATGAAATGCAAATATGGGCGCTTAAACATGTTAATTATTCTAGAGATAAAGGCTTAGATTTTGTTGGGAGATTTAATAATAAATATGTTATAGGTGAAGCAAAGTTTTTAACTGATTTTGGGGGACATCAAAATGCTCAATTTAATGATGCTCTAGACACAATAACAACAAAAAATATTGATGCTATAACAGTAGCTATTTTGGATGGTGTTCTTTATATACCAGGCAAAAATAAATTATATAAATCTATAACAGAAAAATATTGCGAATATAATATACTTAGTGTATTGGTACTCAATGAGTTTTTATTTTCTTTATAA